CCAAAATTAGCCTTTTATAGAAAAAATATTTCCTAATTGCCTTTTTCAAAGCATAAGCGCTTGCTCTATTCTGCGCTCCATCCAGAACTATTAACGGTTTATCTCCTACCATCTCCATCCTCCCCGGCCAAAAAACATGTTTAAAGCCATCGCGGACTGCCTCCAGAGGAGTATAAATTTCGTATCTTCGCAAAGACTCAATAATCCCCAAAGCAACACTGGCGTTGATTAATTGGTGCTGTCCTAAAAGAGGCATCTCTAAATGCGAATATTCTTCAAAAATTCCTCTTATCCGAAAAATCTCCCTTTTACTATCAAACGCAATCTCTTCAAAGAGTATATTTTTACCCACTTCGTATAAAGGCGCATTCTTTCTCCGACAGGTTTGATAAATCACCTCTTTAACCTCTTTTTCTTGAGGAGCGGTAACCACTGTTTTACCCTCTTTGATAATTCCACACTTTTCTTGCGCAATTGACTTAAGGGTATACCCCAATTTATCTGTATGCTCAAAACTTATCGATGTAATTCCGCATACAAGGGGAGTTAAAACATTAGTTGCGTCTAACCTCCCTCCCAAGCCTACCTCTACAACCGCAAAATCTAAATTATTCTTTGCAAAAAATAAGAAAGCTAAAATCGTATACAACTCAAAAAATGAAGGTTTATCTTTTAGGGCATCAACTTTTGGCCTTAATTCCTCTACTAAATCTACAACCTCTGCTTCAGAGATAAATCTCCAGGATTTATCCCGAGCGATTCTTATTCTTTCCCGAAAATCAACAAGATGTGGCGAAGTATAAAGCCCTACGGAAAACCCCGCTTCATTCAAAATAGAAAAAACCATGGCTGAAGTTGAACCTTTGCCTTTAGTTCCTGTAATATGGATGGAATTGAACTTTTCTTGGGGAGAGCCAAAGAGGGAAAGTATACTAATCATCCTCTCAAGTCTAAAAACAGAGCGGTATGAATACGTAGAAATTCGCTCATAGTTAATAAACGATTCCAAATAATTAATTGCCTCTTGATAAGTCATATTATAATTGTTTGACTTGTTAAACTCGTTCGGTTCGTTAACTTCGTTATAACAAACCAATGTAACCAGTAAAGCAAAAAAATCTTTAATGTTTGAAGTGCCTTATGCCGGTGAAAACCATGCTCAGGCCTTTTCTATCTGCTACTTCAATTACTTCTGCATCAGAAATTGAACCTCCGGGTTGAATTATGGCCACTATCCCTCCTTTAACCGCCTCTTCTACCCCATCAGGTTTTGGAAAAAAAGCATCTGAAGCAAGACAAGCTCCTTTGGCTCTTTCCCCTGCCTTTCTCAAAGCAATTACTACTGCATCTACTCTGCTCGTCTGCCCCATCCCTATTCCTACAGTCTTTGTTCCCTGGGCTAACACAATGGCATTAGATTTTACATGTTTAGCCACTCTATCTGCAAAGAGGAGAGATTCAATCTCTTGGGGCGTGGGTTTATTTTTAGTCACTACCTTGAGTTCTTTTTCAGTAACGTTTAAAATATCCCTTTCCTGTACTAAAATTCCTCCGGAAATTTTTTTAAAATCAAAATCGCCAACTGGCAACTGGCGAATGTTAGCTGGTAATTCGATAATCCTTAAGTTCTTCTTTCTCTTAAGTATCTCCAATGCTTCTTCTTCGTAACCTGGAGCAATAATACATTCTGTAAATCCAAAATTATAGATTTCTTCCGCAGTCTTTCTATCTACAGTTTTATTTAACCCAACAATCCCTCCAAAAGCAGACACGGGGTCAGATGCTAAAGCATCTAAATAAGCCTGAAATAGGGTCCCGCTCTCAGCAACTCCGCACGGATTATTATGTTTTATGATGCAAACCGCAGGGGGAGAAAACTCCGTTACCAAATTCCATGCAGATTCCAAATCCATTATATTATTAAAAGACAATTCTTTCCCATGCAACTGCTTTGCTTCTGCAATGTTTCGGATCGCAGATTCTGGATTTCGGATTTTATATAACGCTGCTTTTTGATGGGGGTTCTCCCCATAACGCAAATCTTGCGTTTTTTCAAACTGCATCTCCAAGATTTGCGGAAAAACGCCCGCTTCTTGCTCAACGGTTTTCGGTAAACGCGAGTTTAAAAACATGGCAATCGTTTTATCATACTCAGCAGTCCTTTGAAAAACCTCTACCGCAAGTTTAAATTTTGTTTCTTCACAAAGATTCCCTCCATTTTTTCTTAACTCTGCCAAAATCTCAGTATATCTTTCAGGATTGCATATTACCCCCACATATTTATGATTCTTCGCTGCAGAACGCAACATCGATGGTCCGCCAATATCGATATTCTCAATGGCCTCCTCTAAAACAACTTCTTCCTGAGCAATGACTTTTTCAAAAGGATAAAGATTTATCACCACCAAATCAATCGTTTCAAATCCTTGCTTCTTTATCTCTTCCATATGCTTCTTATTGTCCCTAATTGCCAAAATCCCGCCGTGAATTTTGGGATGCAAAGTCTTGACTCTCCCATCTAACATTTCAGGAAAGCCTGTATACTCTGAAACTTCCTTGACTTTTATCCCCTTTTCTTTCAAAAGTTTTGCAGTTCCTCCGGTAGAGAGAATCTCAATTCCCAATTCTTCCAATCCTCTGGCAAACTCCACAATACCTCTCTTATCCGAAACACTTATCAACGCCCTTCTCATATTAATCATTTCGCCTCCTCTCTATAAATCTTTTTCTTAAATTATTTGTATTTCTAAAAAGCCCACTACCGATTTTCCTTTTATCCACATATCTCACCGGCATAATTTCTATCGAAGTATTGGTTAAAAAAACTTCATCCGCATTATAAAGCTCGTGCCTTGTAAAGATAGCTTCCTTTAATCCTAAACCTACATCTTTAGCTAACTCCATAACAACTTTACGCGTAATTCCAGGTAAAATTCCTAAAAATATAGGTGGAGTAAATAAAACATTATTCTTTATCATAAAAATATTACTTACCGTTCCTTCAGTGATAAAACCTTCGCGATTTATAAGTATTGCCTCAAAGAAATTTCCTGCTTCCATTCTTGCTAAAATTCCATTTAAAAAATTCCCCGTTTTTGCTTCAGAAAAGAGAGCAGAAACCAAATCTTTTTTCATCGTTATTGTAACTATCTCAACTCCTTTTTGATATAGCTTCGGTGAATAACTCTTAGCAGGTTTTACAATGACATTAAGCTTATGCTTAGAATCAATACTTATACGAACATATGCGTTTTCTATTCCGCTTTTCTTAAATTCTCTTAAAACTATTGTTTTTAATTCT
The window above is part of the Candidatus Omnitrophota bacterium genome. Proteins encoded here:
- a CDS encoding bifunctional folylpolyglutamate synthase/dihydrofolate synthase; the protein is MESFINYERISTYSYRSVFRLERMISILSLFGSPQEKFNSIHITGTKGKGSTSAMVFSILNEAGFSVGLYTSPHLVDFRERIRIARDKSWRFISEAEVVDLVEELRPKVDALKDKPSFFELYTILAFLFFAKNNLDFAVVEVGLGGRLDATNVLTPLVCGITSISFEHTDKLGYTLKSIAQEKCGIIKEGKTVVTAPQEKEVKEVIYQTCRRKNAPLYEVGKNILFEEIAFDSKREIFRIRGIFEEYSHLEMPLLGQHQLINASVALGIIESLRRYEIYTPLEAVRDGFKHVFWPGRMEMVGDKPLIVLDGAQNRASAYALKKAIRKYFFYKRLILVIGVSKDKDIKGIFEELTEIADEIVLTKANNPRAEEPENIKSKIPLQELSTLQNSTASRDLRPEVYLTNNVIEAVDLAKEKASSEDLVLVTGSLFVVGEARKIICSYQYV
- a CDS encoding aminotransferase class IV, translating into MQVTDYNLQNNILLDFGYNVFESMRVYEGKIFCLKEHFKRLEESAKTLKIDLPYSKKELKTIVLREFKKSGIENAYVRISIDSKHKLNVIVKPAKSYSPKLYQKGVEIVTITMKKDLVSALFSEAKTGNFLNGILARMEAGNFFEAILINREGFITEGTVSNIFMIKNNVLFTPPIFLGILPGITRKVVMELAKDVGLGLKEAIFTRHELYNADEVFLTNTSIEIMPVRYVDKRKIGSGLFRNTNNLRKRFIERRRND
- the purH gene encoding bifunctional phosphoribosylaminoimidazolecarboxamide formyltransferase/IMP cyclohydrolase, whose protein sequence is MINMRRALISVSDKRGIVEFARGLEELGIEILSTGGTAKLLKEKGIKVKEVSEYTGFPEMLDGRVKTLHPKIHGGILAIRDNKKHMEEIKKQGFETIDLVVINLYPFEKVIAQEEVVLEEAIENIDIGGPSMLRSAAKNHKYVGVICNPERYTEILAELRKNGGNLCEETKFKLAVEVFQRTAEYDKTIAMFLNSRLPKTVEQEAGVFPQILEMQFEKTQDLRYGENPHQKAALYKIRNPESAIRNIAEAKQLHGKELSFNNIMDLESAWNLVTEFSPPAVCIIKHNNPCGVAESGTLFQAYLDALASDPVSAFGGIVGLNKTVDRKTAEEIYNFGFTECIIAPGYEEEALEILKRKKNLRIIELPANIRQLPVGDFDFKKISGGILVQERDILNVTEKELKVVTKNKPTPQEIESLLFADRVAKHVKSNAIVLAQGTKTVGIGMGQTSRVDAVVIALRKAGERAKGACLASDAFFPKPDGVEEAVKGGIVAIIQPGGSISDAEVIEVADRKGLSMVFTGIRHFKH